From the Toxoplasma gondii ME49 chromosome VIIa, whole genome shotgun sequence genome, one window contains:
- a CDS encoding GNL3L/Grn1 GTPase (encoded by transcript TGME49_203490) codes for MVKIKKNSKRQKLSQKYNIEKKVREHRRKMRKTAKQTGGPVRKKHRRDPGIPNSCPFKQDILRTIQARKQLKEAALAAERERRQAQAREHAADNRASETLDAGRDGDMDAPELLPVNPLARLLNHAEENQARFLATQVENDEAAGASPFAYELTTQQQVYLHQQQRQQQQLLRRVLQEADVIIEVLDARMPAAFRCLALERWVLGEGKKLILVMNKVDLVPKEAAVAWLKTLQRGVAPALAFKGAGSKSAGGRKRGVKRGGKRKLQNWTDVEPLEASESFRKCSSYALGAPALLRLLNALAHTATRAEAATDLEPSAESSASASPSNVTAKANLLVGVVGYPNVGKSSLVNALTHSCSAAAVAAMPGSTKTLQYVRIDKHIQLIDSPGVLFSPSKNAQDDAVLLPPPSARASACQDIPRAEAAAESCSAFILRSLLPVHRLENPQEVATGVAAWCCSETLQRLYRLEGFSSPQEMLALLAHRRGKLKKGGIPDLDAAAKIFLQDWQSGVIPYYTMPPEDSEHTTTSDMKSEKVAFWKLPEAAGGTGENRTVSPAEVYASVLASQCRAIEIGEDEAMADCSNGRETGVVRVGVDLKQPQKERQRPHMLLRFAPVPRSATSPARTEPPAASAGAASGEVSRHAGEGRKEADAAVSKKERMPHVVAMAKNKQAAKKKRKLANRLQRLAGEMQGAPADEEASMDEM; via the exons ATGGTGAAGATCAAAA agaatTCCAAGCGGCAGAAGCTGTCGCAGAAATACAAC atcgagaagaaggtgCGCGAGCATCGGCGGAAGATGCGAAAAACCGCCAAGCAAACTGGTGGTCCCGTTCGAAAAA AGCACCGTCGAGACCCTGGCATCCCGAATTCTTGTCCCTTCAAGCAGGACATTCTGCGGACGATTCAGGCCCGGAAGCAACTGAAGGAGGCTGCGTTGGCGGCggagcgagagcgacggcaGGCACAAGCTCGAGAACATGCTGCTGACAACAGAGCCAGCGAAACGCTCGACGCCGGCCGCGACGGTGACATGGACGCGCCAGAGTTGCTCCCGGTGAATCCCCTCGCCCGGCTGCTGAACCATGCAGAGGAGAACCAGGCTCGCTTTCTAGCGACTCAAGTGGAGAACGACGAAGCCGCTGGCGCGTCGCCCTTCGCCTACGAGCTGACGACCCAGCAGCAGGTTTATCTGCACCAGCAACAGCGGCAGcaacagcagctgctgcgacgTGTGTTGCAGGAGGCAGACGTCATCATCGAAGTTCTCGACGCGCGGATGCCCGCCGCCTTCCGCTGTCTGGCCCTCGAGCGCTGGGTCCTCGGCGAGGGAAAAAAGTTGATTCTCGTCATGAACAAGGTCGACCTGGTTCCCAAGGAAGCAGCCGTCGCGTGGCTCAagacgctgcagagaggcgTCGCACCCGCGCTCGCCTTCAAGGGGGCCGGAAGCAAGAGCGCGggcggaagaaaacgaggagtgAAGCGCGGCGGCAAACGCAAGCTCCAGAACTGGACAGACGTCGAGCCTCTGGAGGCTAGCGAAAGTTTTCGAAA gtgtTCCTCCTACGCCCTGGGAGCGCCTGCGCTGCTCCGCCTTCTCAACGCGCTGGCGCACACTGCGACTCGCGCTGAAGCGGCCACTGACCTCGAGCCCAGCGCTgagtcttctgcgtctgcgagCCCGTCCAACGTGACAGCGAAAGCAAACCTGCTTGTCGGCGTGGTCGGATACCCAAACGTCGGCAAGTCGTCTTTGGTGAATGCGCTCACGCACTCCTGCTCGGCCGCCGCGGTCGCGGCGATGCCGGGAAGCACCAAGACCCTTCAGTACGTCCGGATCGACAAACACATCCAGTTGATCGACTCACCCGgagtccttttctccccgtcgAAAAACGCCCAGGACGACGCCGTGCTCCTGCCCCCGCCCTCGGCCCGCGCGTCCGCGTGTCAAGACATCCCGCGCGCCGAGGCGGCTGCAGAGAGCTGCTCGGCCTTCATTCTCCGGAGTCTGCTGCCTGTCCACCGCCTTGAAAATCCCCAGGAAGTCGCCACCGGTGTCGCGGCGTGGTGCTGCTCTGAAACGCTCCAGCGGCTCTACCGCCTCGAGGGATTCTCCTCTCCACAAGAAATGCTCGCGCTTCTGGCGCATCGCCGTGGCAAGCTGAAGAAGGGCGGTATCCCCGACCTCGATGCCGCAGCCAAAATCTTTCTCCAAGACTGGCAATCTGGAGTCATCCCCTACTACACCATGCCCCCCGAAGACTCCGAGCACACTACCACTTCAGAT atgaagagcgagaaggtcGCCTTCTGGAAGTTACCTGAAGCGGCTGGCGGGACAGGGGAAAACCGAACCGTTTCGCCTGCTGAGGTGTATGCATCGGTGCTCGCATCCCAGTGCCGAGCAATTGAAAtaggagaagacgaggccaTGGCAGATTGTTCAAATGGAAGAGAAACCGGCGTCGTCCGTGTCGGCGTCGACCTCAAGCAGCCACAGaaggagcgacagagacctcATATG CTGCTGCGTTTCGCTCCAGTGCCGCGGTCCGCGACTTCCCCCGCGAGGACGGAACCGCCGGCAGCGAGCGCAGGGGCTGCGAGCGGCGAAGTGTCTAGACACGCGGGAGAAGGCCGGAAGGAGGCTGACGCCGCCGTCAGCAAGAAG GAGCGCATGCCTCACGTGGTGGCCATGGCGAAAAACAAGCAG gctgcaaagaagaagcggaaactCGCAAACAGACTTCAGCGTCTTGCAGGAGAAATGCAGGGCGCAcccgcagacgaagaggcgtcGATGGAT GAGATGTGA